The following DNA comes from Amycolatopsis albispora.
CCCGGCATCGACGGCTTCGAGACCTGCCGTCGCATCCGCGCCGGCGGCGAGACCCCGATCATCATGCTCACCGCGCGCAGCCACGACTTCGACGTGGTCGCCGGGCTCGAAGCCGGTGCCGACGACTACGTGGTCAAGCCGGTGGAGCCGCGCGTGCTGGACGCCCGCATCCGCGCCGTGCTGCGGCGCGCGGTCAGCGAGCAGCAGACCGCCACCGAGCAGTACGGCGACCTGGTGATCGACCGCACCGGGCTGGTGGTCACCCTGCGCGGGGAGCCGGTGCAGCTGACGCCGACCGAGCTGAAGCTGCTGCTCGAACTGTCCCGCACGCCCGGCCGCGTGCTCAGCCGCCAGCAGATTCTCGAAGCGGTCTGGGAGCACGA
Coding sequences within:
- a CDS encoding response regulator → MVLLVEDDAAVREGLGLALRRQGHVVHAAESGEHGLDRLREHRPDIVVLDLMLPGIDGFETCRRIRAGGETPIIMLTARSHDFDVVAGLEAGADDYVVKPVEPRVLDARIRAVLRRAVSEQQTATEQYGDLVIDRTGLVVTLRGEPVQLTPTELKLLLELSRTPGRVLSRQQILEAVWEHDYLGDSRLVDACVQRLRAKIEDVPASPRHVETVRGFGYRFNRP